A stretch of Candidatus Edwardsbacteria bacterium DNA encodes these proteins:
- the lpxD gene encoding UDP-3-O-(3-hydroxymyristoyl)glucosamine N-acyltransferase — protein MSGYKASLLANECGGQLQGPDVELTGLAGLKEAQPGQLSFMANPSYAEYLGSTKASCIIVPKNVATEGRTLIVTDNPYLSFAKAVTFFYNAGKTKPQPGIHSAAIIDPSAQINKSATIGAYVVIEAGAKIGANTVIMPLCYIGQGTTVGDDCLIYPQVSIREGCRIGNRVIMHGGAVVGADGFGYAKDGDKYFKIPQVGNVILEDDVEVGANTAIDRGALGSTIVRQGTKIDNLVQIAHNVHIGRDGVVAGQSGMAGSTYVGDRVVMAGQVGIIGHLKIGDDVTLGAQSGVTKSIPSKTVVSGYPARPHFQARRREASVAMLPEYIKKINALERRIAELEEKLKG, from the coding sequence ATGAGCGGATACAAGGCCAGCCTGCTGGCTAATGAATGCGGGGGACAGCTGCAGGGGCCGGATGTGGAACTGACCGGCCTGGCGGGCCTGAAGGAGGCCCAACCCGGCCAGCTCAGCTTTATGGCCAATCCCAGTTATGCCGAATATCTGGGATCCACCAAGGCCTCCTGCATCATCGTCCCCAAAAATGTCGCGACAGAAGGCCGGACCCTGATAGTCACTGATAACCCATACTTAAGCTTCGCCAAGGCGGTGACCTTCTTCTACAACGCCGGCAAAACAAAGCCCCAGCCGGGCATTCACTCCGCCGCAATCATCGATCCCTCGGCCCAGATAAACAAGAGCGCCACCATCGGAGCCTATGTGGTCATCGAGGCCGGGGCCAAAATAGGCGCCAATACGGTGATCATGCCCCTATGCTATATCGGCCAAGGGACAACGGTGGGAGACGATTGCCTGATTTATCCCCAGGTCTCCATAAGGGAGGGTTGCCGGATAGGAAATCGGGTCATCATGCATGGCGGGGCGGTGGTGGGGGCGGACGGCTTCGGCTACGCCAAGGACGGAGACAAATATTTCAAGATCCCCCAGGTGGGCAATGTCATTCTGGAGGACGATGTGGAGGTGGGGGCCAATACCGCCATTGATCGGGGGGCTCTGGGGTCAACCATCGTCAGACAGGGGACCAAGATAGACAACTTGGTGCAGATCGCCCACAACGTTCATATCGGCCGGGACGGCGTCGTGGCAGGGCAGTCCGGGATGGCCGGGTCCACCTACGTGGGCGACCGGGTGGTAATGGCCGGGCAGGTGGGGATAATCGGCCATCTGAAGATCGGCGATGACGTCACCTTAGGAGCCCAGTCAGGGGTCACCAAGTCCATTCCTTCCAAAACGGTGGTTTCGGGATATCCTGCCCGGCCGCACTTCCAGGCCAGGCGCCGCGAGGCTTCGGTGGCCATGCTGCCGGAGTACATAAAGAAGATCAACGCCCTGGAGAGAAGGATCGCCGAGTTGGAGGAGAAGCTGAAAGGGTAA
- a CDS encoding MBL fold metallo-hydrolase: MKITILCENQAGHSGSRFFLAEWGLSLYVQTQDINLLFDTGHTGVYQHNAKQLGLNLDRTNFIVLSHHHWDHVGGLQHHGFKTKKKLIVHPELIVKLPAKESRKIKQDFKVIASAEPLEFSRGIYYLGEIPRQSSFEKGTFKNERMPDDSAVAIKTKKGTVVVTGCSHSGICNICEYAKKVTGQRIYAVIGGFHLFENNPKAVAGAIKYFKTEKPRFIYPMHCIDLPTLARFHGEFGITKLSAGDKIKI; this comes from the coding sequence GGCCGAATGGGGGTTGTCCTTATACGTCCAGACACAAGATATCAATCTTCTTTTCGATACCGGGCATACCGGCGTCTACCAGCACAATGCCAAACAGTTGGGCCTCAATCTTGACCGCACAAACTTTATCGTGCTGTCGCACCACCACTGGGACCACGTCGGTGGTTTACAACATCATGGTTTTAAGACTAAAAAGAAGCTTATTGTACATCCGGAATTGATTGTCAAACTTCCGGCAAAAGAATCCCGTAAGATAAAACAGGATTTCAAGGTCATTGCCTCAGCCGAACCCTTGGAATTTTCCCGAGGCATTTATTACCTGGGCGAGATCCCCCGCCAGAGCAGCTTCGAAAAAGGAACATTCAAAAATGAGCGGATGCCGGACGATTCGGCAGTGGCCATTAAAACCAAAAAGGGCACGGTGGTTGTCACGGGCTGTTCCCATTCCGGCATTTGCAATATATGTGAATATGCCAAGAAAGTGACCGGGCAGAGGATTTACGCTGTGATCGGCGGGTTCCACTTATTCGAGAATAATCCAAAAGCGGTAGCCGGAGCCATTAAATATTTTAAAACAGAAAAGCCCCGGTTTATCTACCCGATGCACTGCATTGATCTTCCCACCCTGGCCAGATTTCATGGCGAATTTGGGATAACAAAATTGTCGGCCGGTGACAAAATAAAGATTTAA